From the genome of Gammaproteobacteria bacterium:
CTGTGGTTGCATGTCATTCCTGCGAGGTCGGTGCATTCCAGATGTCTTTGGCATAACCGCGTATGGTTCGATCGGAACTGAACCATCCCATACGTGCTGTATTCAGGATCGCCATCTTCGCCCACACTTGTGGTTGCTGATAGACCGTGTCAATTTTACGTTGCGTATCCCAATAGGCTGCAAAGTCCGGTACCACCTGAAAATAATCGTGATTTTTTATGTTGTCCAGAATATCACGGTAGCGTTCGGATTCGCCATCCGAGAAAAATCCACTCTCAAGCTGGGTAATGATCTCTTGCAGTTGGGTTGAGTGCTTGATGATCTCTGACGGGTGTGCCCGGCGATGCTGACGTGCAGCCACTTCATCCGCCTGCATGCCAAAAATAAAAATATTCTCTTGGCCCAGATGTTCTAGCATTTCAACATTCGCACCATCCAGAGTGCCAATCGTGAGTGCGCCATTCAGTGCAAATTTCATATTCCCAGTGCCAGACGCTTCAAACCCGGCGGTGGATATCTGCTCCGAGAGGTCAGCCCCGGGAATCAATACCTCGGCGGCCGTGACGTTATAGTTGGGTAAAAAAACCACTTTTAAACGATCACCAATCGCCTTGTCGCTATTGACCACATCGGCAACATCATTGATCAGTTTAATGATCAACTTTGCCAGAAAATAACTTGGCGCCGCCTTACCGGCAAAAATCTTAACCCGCGGTGTCCAGTTTGCCGATGGATCGGCTTTCATGGCATTGTACAAGGCGATGGTTTCCAGAATATTCATCAACTGTCGCTTGTATTCGTGAATGCGTTTAATCTGGATATCAAACATCGCGTCAGGATTGACTGTAATTTTCATTCGCTTTTCGAGAAATTCAGCCAAACGCAATTTATTCTCGCGTTTGATCAACCTATAGCGTTCCTGGAATTCTGCATCATCGGAAAATTCCTCCAGGCGTTTGAGTTGCTCTAGATCAGCGACCCACTCCTCACCCAGTTTCTCGGTGATCAATGCGGAAAGTCCCGGGTTACACTCCAGCAGCCAACGCCTTGGTGTAATGCCATTGGTCTGGTTAACGATCTTGTCGGGATACATCATATGCAGATCGTGAAATACAGTCTGTTTCATCAGCTCGGTGTGCAAGGCTGACACGCCATTGACCTTGCGCGAACCAATAAAGGCGAGATTTCCCATGCGCACCCAGTCCTGATGATAAGGATGTATCACCTGGATGCCGGCAATTAAATGATGTTCCAGACCGGCTTGTAACGCCTCTTGATAAAAAGCACCGTCTATCATGTTGATGATCTGCAAGTGGCGCGGCAGAATGCGTTCAAAAAGGTCGCGCGGCCATTTTTCCAGGGCTTCCGGTAGCAAGGTATGATTGGTGTAATGCAAGGTTTTCCGGGTGATCCTGAAGGCATTGGTAAAATCGTAATCATACTCATCCATGAGTAAACGGATCAGCTCGGGCACCGCAATCGCCGGGTGAGTATCATTTAGTTGAACAGCAACGTGTTCTCCCAGATTATCCAGGCTTGCGTAATTGGTAAAAAACCGGCGGATAAGATCTTGTAAAGAAGCCGAAGTAAAAAAGTACTCCTGCTTTAAACGCAGTTCACGACCTTGCGGGGTATGATCACCGGGATACAGTACCTTGGATAAGGTCTCGGCCAAAATTTGCTGATGAGCCGCGGCCATGAAGTCACCTTCATTGAATTTTTTCAGGTTCATCAGATCCGACTGGCGAGCCGCCCAGAGTCGCAGGGTATTGACATGCGCCCCTTGCCAGCCGGCAATGGGAATATCAAAAGCAATGGCATGGATGCGTTCAGTTGGTTCCCACTGCGATTTGCCGTGCGAATCTACGGTGACCGATCCGCCGAAATTCACATCATAGTTGACTTCCGGGCGCCCGAATTCCCAGGCATTGCCTTCCACCAGCCAGTCTTCTGGCTCCTCGATCTGCCAACCGTCCACGATCTCTTGACGGAAAATACCGTGTTGGTAACGGATACCGTAGCCCATGCCGGCGACCCCGGTGGTTGCCATACTGTCCATAAAACATGCCGCCAGGCGTCCCAAGCCACCGTTTCCCAGGGCCGCATCGTGCTCAGCGTGCAAAACATTGTGATAATTCAAACCTTGTTCTGCAAAAAACAAACGCGCCTCATCGGCCAAACCCATGTTGGTCAAATTGTCTTCCAACAGTCGTCCGATCATAAATTCCATGGACAAATAATAAACACGTTTTTGTTTTTTCTTATAGGTCTCACGCGTGGTATCAATCCAGCCTTCCACCATACGATCGCGCACAGCAAGAGACACGGCAACACACCAGTCGCGTTCCAAAGCATGGGATTTATCTTTGCCAACGGAATAGATCAAGTGCCGCAAAATGGAATCACCAAAGCTCTCCTGAATCAGATCTTTTGTGTCTTCGATATTGTGTAAAATGGGTTTCATATGAATCTCTTGCTGAATATTATTTGAAATGTGATGTTTGCTGCATAATGGTGCAAGCCATCAAACATTTAGTACCTGCTTTGTAAAGGGTGGAAATTTTACGCGTATTTAGTAATGAGTTGAAAAATTATTATTTAAATTTGCAAAATATGAAAATTGCCAGATGTCCCGGGGAGAGCAAAAATGCAAAATAAAGCACATACCAGTAATCGCAGACTGGCTGAAAAATCCATGGCATTTGTTCTGGCCGGTGGTCGCGGTAGCCGATTAAAAGATTTGACCGAGATTCGCGCTAAACCCGCGGTATATTTTGGCGGCAAGTTTCGCATTATTGATTTTGCCTTGTCCAACGCAATGAATTCCGGGATTAAACGCATCGGTGTAGCAACACAATACAAGCAACACAGTCTGATCCGGCATTTGCAACGCGGTTGGAACTTTTATCGCGCCGAGCGTAACGAGAGTTTTGATATTTTGCCCGCCTCACAAACCATGTCGGAAAATCGCTGGTACGAAGGCACTACTGACGCTGTGTTTC
Proteins encoded in this window:
- a CDS encoding glycogen/starch/alpha-glucan phosphorylase; the encoded protein is MKPILHNIEDTKDLIQESFGDSILRHLIYSVGKDKSHALERDWCVAVSLAVRDRMVEGWIDTTRETYKKKQKRVYYLSMEFMIGRLLEDNLTNMGLADEARLFFAEQGLNYHNVLHAEHDAALGNGGLGRLAACFMDSMATTGVAGMGYGIRYQHGIFRQEIVDGWQIEEPEDWLVEGNAWEFGRPEVNYDVNFGGSVTVDSHGKSQWEPTERIHAIAFDIPIAGWQGAHVNTLRLWAARQSDLMNLKKFNEGDFMAAAHQQILAETLSKVLYPGDHTPQGRELRLKQEYFFTSASLQDLIRRFFTNYASLDNLGEHVAVQLNDTHPAIAVPELIRLLMDEYDYDFTNAFRITRKTLHYTNHTLLPEALEKWPRDLFERILPRHLQIINMIDGAFYQEALQAGLEHHLIAGIQVIHPYHQDWVRMGNLAFIGSRKVNGVSALHTELMKQTVFHDLHMMYPDKIVNQTNGITPRRWLLECNPGLSALITEKLGEEWVADLEQLKRLEEFSDDAEFQERYRLIKRENKLRLAEFLEKRMKITVNPDAMFDIQIKRIHEYKRQLMNILETIALYNAMKADPSANWTPRVKIFAGKAAPSYFLAKLIIKLINDVADVVNSDKAIGDRLKVVFLPNYNVTAAEVLIPGADLSEQISTAGFEASGTGNMKFALNGALTIGTLDGANVEMLEHLGQENIFIFGMQADEVAARQHRRAHPSEIIKHSTQLQEIITQLESGFFSDGESERYRDILDNIKNHDYFQVVPDFAAYWDTQRKIDTVYQQPQVWAKMAILNTARMGWFSSDRTIRGYAKDIWNAPTSQE